The nucleotide sequence GGCGTGAGCAGGTCCCGGACGATCCGCCGGTTGTCCTCGTGGTCTTCGATCACGAGAATGCGCCGGCTCACGGTACTTCCGCCATCCGCTCGACTCGCACCGGAACGGTGAAGGAGAAGGTCGAGCCCTTCCCCGACGCGGACTCCACGCTGATCCGGCCGCCATGGAGCTCGATGATGCGCTTGGCGATGGAGAGCCCGAGGCCGGTGCCGCCCTTCTTGCGGGTGTTCGAGGTGTCGGCCTGCTGAAATTCCTCGAAGATCCGCTGCTGGTCTTCCGGCGCGATGCCCGGCCCCGTGTCCGAGACCGAGACCACGAAGGCGCCGTCCAAGACCCGGGCCGCCACGCGGACCTCGCCCGCGTCGGTGAACTTGACGGCGTTCCCGACCAGGTTCAGGAGCACCTGGCTGAGCCGTCGGTCGTCTCCGTGCCCGACGGGAAGGTCGGGCGCGAGGGTCACCGTGAGCGCGAGCTTCTTCTCCGCTGCAAGCGGCTCCAGGGCTGTCACCACCGTCTGCACGACCTCCTTCAGCGAGTAGTCGCCGAGCGAGAGGGTGAGCTGCCCGGCCTCGATCTTGCTGAGGTCGAGGACGTCGTTGATGAGAGCGAGCAGGTGCCGCCCGCTCCGGTCGATCCGCTCCATGGTCTCCCGCCC is from Candidatus Methylomirabilota bacterium and encodes:
- a CDS encoding ATP-binding protein, with the protein product GRETMERIDRSGRHLLALINDVLDLSKIEAGQLTLSLGDYSLKEVVQTVVTALEPLAAEKKLALTVTLAPDLPVGHGDDRRLSQVLLNLVGNAVKFTDAGEVRVAARVLDGAFVVSVSDTGPGIAPEDQQRIFEEFQQADTSNTRKKGGTGLGLSIAKRIIELHGGRISVESASGKGSTFSFTVPVRVERMAEVP